The following are encoded together in the Gemmatimonadaceae bacterium genome:
- a CDS encoding GTP-binding protein, whose translation MAKAKFERTKPHVNVGTIGHVDHGKTTLTAAITAIQAKKGLAQ comes from the coding sequence ATGGCCAAGGCAAAGTTTGAGCGGACGAAGCCGCATGTGAACGTGGGGACGATTGGGCACGTGGACCACGGGAAGACGACGTTGACGGCGGCGATCACGGCGATCCAGGCGAAGAAGGGGTTGGCGCAGTT
- the fusA gene encoding elongation factor G, whose amino-acid sequence MARTTPLDHYRNIGIMAHIDAGKTTTTERILYYTGKSYKIGEVHDGAATMDWMEQEQERGITITSAATTCFWRRNGTEYRINIIDTPGHVDFTVEVERSLRVLDGAVTLLDSVAGVEPQTETVWRQADRYGVPRIVFANKMDRVGADFDRCVSMIRSRLSQKAYPLQLPIGTGELFVGHIDVLRRVAIVFDEATLGKTYIEEPVPEKYATAVAEARHAAIEAAVEHDETLLEKYLSGAELTFDEIQQAIRKATIAGQFVPVLCGASFKNKGVQQLLDAVIDYLPAPVDLKAIKGHVPHHDETFEERTVSDEEKFSALAFKIATDPFVGKLTYIRVYSGVLSGGSYVYNSTKDRRERVGRLLQMHANKREEIEEVRAGDIAAVIGLKDTRTGDTLSDESHPVVLEAMKFPAPVIDVAIEPKTKADQDKLGIALQKLAEEDPTFRVHSDAETGQTIISGMGELHLEIIVDRMQREFKVDANIGRPQVAYRETIRRRVEKIEGKFIRQTGGRGQYGHVVINMEPTTAGTGFVFEDKIVGGVIPREYIGPVEQGIKEAMENGVMAGYPVVDVKVELIYGSYHDVDSSEMAFKIAGSMAFKDAAKKASPVLLEPIMNVEVVCPADYMGDILGDLSARRGRIGGMTQRGEAQVIGASVPLSEMFGYSTTLRSASQGRAVYSMEFSHYEEVPKSKAEEIISKVKA is encoded by the coding sequence ATGGCACGCACAACACCGCTCGACCACTATCGGAATATCGGCATCATGGCGCACATCGATGCCGGGAAGACGACGACGACCGAGCGCATTCTGTATTACACGGGCAAGAGCTACAAAATCGGCGAAGTCCATGATGGCGCAGCCACCATGGACTGGATGGAGCAGGAGCAGGAGCGCGGCATCACGATCACGTCGGCCGCAACCACGTGCTTCTGGCGCCGCAACGGCACCGAGTACCGCATCAACATCATCGACACGCCGGGGCACGTCGACTTCACGGTCGAAGTGGAGCGGTCGCTGCGCGTGCTGGACGGGGCGGTGACGCTGCTCGATTCGGTGGCCGGGGTTGAGCCGCAGACGGAAACGGTGTGGCGTCAGGCGGACCGCTACGGCGTGCCGCGCATCGTGTTCGCCAACAAGATGGACCGCGTGGGCGCCGACTTCGACCGCTGCGTGTCGATGATTCGCTCGCGGTTGTCGCAGAAGGCGTATCCGCTGCAACTGCCGATCGGGACGGGCGAGCTCTTCGTTGGGCACATCGACGTGCTGCGGCGCGTGGCGATCGTGTTCGATGAAGCAACGTTAGGCAAGACGTACATCGAAGAGCCGGTGCCCGAGAAGTACGCCACGGCCGTCGCAGAAGCCCGGCACGCCGCGATCGAAGCGGCCGTCGAGCACGATGAGACGCTCCTCGAGAAATATCTGAGCGGTGCGGAGCTGACGTTCGACGAGATCCAGCAGGCCATCCGCAAGGCGACGATCGCGGGGCAGTTCGTCCCCGTGCTCTGCGGCGCGTCGTTCAAGAACAAGGGGGTGCAGCAACTGCTGGATGCGGTGATCGACTATCTGCCGGCGCCGGTCGACCTCAAGGCGATCAAAGGACACGTTCCGCACCACGACGAGACGTTCGAGGAGCGCACGGTGTCGGACGAGGAGAAGTTCTCGGCGTTGGCGTTCAAGATTGCCACCGATCCGTTCGTTGGAAAGCTGACGTACATCCGCGTGTATTCGGGTGTGCTGAGCGGTGGATCGTACGTCTACAACTCGACCAAGGATCGCCGCGAACGCGTGGGTCGCTTGCTGCAGATGCACGCGAACAAGCGCGAGGAGATCGAGGAAGTGCGGGCCGGCGACATCGCGGCGGTGATCGGGCTCAAGGACACGCGCACGGGCGACACGCTGTCGGACGAGAGTCATCCCGTGGTGCTCGAGGCCATGAAGTTCCCGGCGCCGGTGATCGACGTCGCGATCGAGCCCAAGACCAAGGCCGACCAGGACAAGTTAGGCATCGCGCTCCAGAAGCTGGCCGAAGAAGACCCGACGTTCCGCGTGCACTCGGACGCCGAGACGGGCCAGACGATCATCTCCGGCATGGGCGAGCTGCACCTCGAGATCATCGTCGACCGGATGCAGCGCGAGTTCAAAGTCGACGCGAACATCGGCCGTCCGCAGGTGGCCTATCGCGAGACGATTCGCCGGCGCGTCGAGAAGATCGAAGGGAAATTCATTCGGCAGACGGGCGGACGCGGACAGTACGGCCACGTCGTGATCAACATGGAGCCGACGACGGCCGGCACGGGCTTCGTGTTCGAGGACAAGATCGTGGGCGGCGTGATCCCGCGCGAATACATCGGACCGGTGGAACAGGGCATCAAGGAAGCCATGGAGAATGGCGTGATGGCCGGCTATCCGGTGGTCGACGTGAAAGTGGAATTGATTTACGGCTCGTACCACGATGTCGACTCGAGCGAGATGGCGTTCAAGATCGCGGGCTCGATGGCGTTCAAGGATGCGGCGAAGAAAGCGAGTCCGGTGCTGCTCGAGCCGATCATGAACGTCGAGGTCGTGTGTCCTGCGGACTACATGGGCGACATTTTAGGCGACCTGTCGGCGCGGCGCGGACGCATCGGCGGCATGACGCAGCGCGGGGAAGCACAGGTGATCGGCGCCAGCGTGCCGCTCTCCGAGATGTTCGGCTACTCCACCACGCTGCGCTCGGCGTCGCAGGGGCGGGCGGTGTACTCGATGGAGTTCAGCCATTACGAGGAAGTGCCGAAGAGCAAGGCAGAGGAGATCATCAGCAAGGTGAAGGCGTAG
- a CDS encoding protein phosphatase 2C domain-containing protein, which translates to MSTATAADPVTSRKPRDDEIDVWGLTHPGKVRKSNQDHFLLGSLHKRLEILASSLPAAEQLRACDERIGFLAMIADGVGGRAAGEEASRLALEQVTMYVAQSTRCYYEYNSQADDFTDMLQAAALKSHERVLEHAHAYPDMQGMATTLTLWIGVWPWIYLLQVGDSRYYLYHHGELTQVSRDQTVAEELARQGLLTRASAARSPLANMLSSAIGGQQAEPVVTRLRSDWKQVHLLCSDGLTKHVSDERIAERLRTMTSARAACEALLQDALDGGGTDNITVVVGRAVREDRP; encoded by the coding sequence ATGTCCACGGCCACCGCAGCCGATCCGGTGACGTCGCGCAAACCGCGCGACGACGAAATCGATGTCTGGGGACTCACTCACCCCGGCAAGGTCCGCAAATCGAACCAGGATCACTTTCTGCTCGGGTCGCTGCACAAGCGACTCGAGATCCTGGCGTCGTCGCTGCCAGCCGCCGAACAACTGCGTGCATGCGACGAGCGCATCGGGTTTCTGGCGATGATAGCCGACGGTGTGGGTGGACGCGCGGCAGGCGAAGAGGCGAGTCGCCTCGCGCTCGAGCAGGTGACCATGTACGTCGCGCAGAGCACGCGATGCTACTACGAGTACAATTCGCAGGCCGACGATTTCACCGACATGCTGCAGGCGGCGGCGCTCAAGAGTCACGAGCGCGTGCTGGAGCATGCGCACGCGTATCCTGACATGCAGGGCATGGCGACGACGCTGACGCTCTGGATCGGCGTGTGGCCCTGGATCTATCTCCTGCAGGTGGGTGACTCGCGGTACTACCTGTACCATCACGGCGAGCTCACCCAGGTGAGCCGCGATCAGACGGTAGCGGAAGAGTTGGCCCGCCAGGGACTGCTCACGCGTGCGTCGGCGGCTCGGTCTCCGTTAGCCAACATGTTGTCGAGCGCGATCGGCGGGCAGCAGGCGGAGCCGGTGGTGACGCGTCTGCGCTCGGACTGGAAGCAGGTGCATCTGCTGTGCAGCGACGGCCTCACGAAGCATGTGTCGGACGAGCGCATCGCCGAGAGGCTGCGCACGATGACGTCGGCGCGGGCCGCGTGCGAGGCGCTGTTGCAGGACGCGCTGGACGGCGGCGGCACGGACAACATCACTGTCGTCGTTGGGCGAGCGGTCCGCGAGGATCGTCCGTGA